Part of the Deinococcus roseus genome, AATTTCAGCTGGTCAATCAGGGCGTGCCCCAGTTCATGCAGCAAGGTGAAGACCGTGGCATTGAGCATTCTGTCTTCTTTGCTGGTGTCTTTTTCTTCCAGTTTGCTGTACAGGTTGATCAGTTCGTAGCACATTTCGATGCTGTGGGTGTCCGGGGCGTAATAGGCGTTTTCTTCATCGCAGGAGAGGAACTGGATTTTCAGTTTTCTGGGGAATTTGATGCGGTCATTGAAGTACGTGGCAAAATCTTTCAGGTACTGGCTTTTGGAAAGCACCTGCTGGATGGACTGGTGGGTCTTGGTCTGGCCTTTTTCAAAGGTGAGGGCCAGTTGAGCTGAAGCAGATCCTGCACCCAGGGCCAGCAGCAACAGCATTTTGGAGAAGAAGCGGGGCAATGCCATGATTGCCATGATAAGGGATGGGGTCTTACCATAGCATTTCCAAGGCCGTATCTGATGCCCTCCTGCAGCTCAAAAACATTTTCAAATGATTCCTCACCATCCGATCTTATTATGTTATATACTAAATATAAGATCATTTTTTAGGAGGTTTTATGCTTTACCGACACGGAGATGTGCTGATTCAATCCATTGAACACCTGCCCGCAGGAGCCCAGGAGCGCCCCGGAACCATCCTGGCCAGAGGAGAATTGACCGGACACAGCCACCGCATTCAGGACCCTGCCACCGTGCAACTCTGGCAACTGCACGGCGAAATTTACATTGAAGTCACCGCAGGTCTGGCCCACCTGATCCACGAGGAACACAAAACCATTCCATTGCCAAAAGGCATCTACAAAAGCTGGATGCAGCGCGAGTACACCCCCCAGGCCATCCGCCGGGTGCTGGACTGATGGTGCTGACGGCCCAGGAGGCGCACAAACTGATCCTGTCTGGCCATGCTCCAGAGCATCTGACCGTGCAGGGCACCCTGAGCTTCAAAGGCGAGAAACGCCTGACCCACCTCCCTGCACACCTGACCTGTGATGTGCTGGACGTGCAGGAATGCCCCCGCCTGAAAAGCCTGCCTGAAGGTCTCACCACAGGCACCTTGCTGGCTGGATACACCCATCTGGAAACCCTGCCCTCCTCTTTGAAAGTCAAATTCAAACTGGATCTGGAAGGCTGCACCAGCCTGATTTGTCTTCCACAGGGCCTGAAAGTGGGTTCTCTGATTGTGCGGGACTGCGTGAACCTGAAAACCCTGCCTGAACATCTGGAAGTGTATTTTCTGGATGTCAGTGGCTGCAGTGCCATGGAGCACTTGCCAGCACAGGCAAAGGTGCTGGGGGGCCACGTGGTGCTGCGGGGATGCACCCGCCTGAAAGCCCTGCCCTCCTGGCTCAGCAAGGTGGCCTGCCTGGACCTGAGGGGCTGTGAAAACCTGAAAGAACTGCCCACAACCCTGCAAATCAGCGGATGGGTGGACCTGGCGGATACTGGCATCACCCATGTGAATGACCATCTGCAGGTGCCTCTGCGCTGGAAAGGGGTACCCGTTGAATCCAGAATTGCCTTCCAGCCAGAAACCATCACAGGTCAGGAGGTGCTGGACACCGACAATGCCGAATTGCGCCGCGTCAAACTGGAGCGACTGGGTTATGAAGCTTTCCTGTCAGAAGTGGATGCCCAGATTCTGGACCAGGACACCGACACAGGCGGTCCCAGAAAACTGCTGAAAGTCCAGATGCAGGGAGATGAAGATCTGGTGGCCCTGTGGGTGATCTGCCCCTCCACGGACCGCAATTACGTGATCCGGGTTCCTCCAGGCATGCAAAAAGCCCAGCAGGCCGCAGCCTGGATCGCTGGCTTCGATGACCCCAGACTTTACCAGCCGATCATGGAGACCTGAGCAGTCCTGAACCTTTTTCTGCAGGGATTCTTTCCAGAATGCCCCCCTCAAACACCGGGTACAGTTCCAGTTCTTTCAGGTGCACATACCCGATGTGACAATCACAGAACCTTCTGCTGCACGCCCTGGATTGAAGCGCATTGCGCCAGTCCGGGGCGTGAATGTTGCCCAGCACCTGATCCACAAAATGACAGCGCCGGATGTCTCCGTGCTCGTCCACAGTGACCACCGTTTCGCCTGCAAAACAGGACTTTCCACGGCTGGCATATTTTCGGGTGTTCAGTTCAAACAACGGGTCGATGCTGCCCAGAAGCTGGGTTTGCTCTGGGGTGTAAGGGTACATCTGGGAGCCTTTCTGGTAGGCATTGACCCACAGGTACACTTCTTCGGGCAGGTCCCGGCGCAAATCCTGAATCTCCTGAAAATGGGAGGGCTTCCCCACCACCCCCACACTGAACCTCACCCCCCAGGATTTGAGAGCATGGCACTGTTGCAAAAACTTCTCCCGCTTCACCTGGGAAGGATGGTAGGTGCACCAGAAGGCCAGTTTCCCCTTCTGGCACTCCTGCAGAAAATCCAGTCTGGCGCTCAGGTTGGTTTGCATCACCACCTTCTCCACATGTGGAAAATGGGACAGCTCTGCAATGGCTTTCTGATACCGCTGGATGGGCAGGGCCTCTCCCCAGGGCGTGAAGAAAATGCTGAACTGCACATCGGTTTCCCGGCGCACCCAGCCCAGAAATTTCTCCAGGCTTTCCGTGTCCTGCTGGCGTTTTTCTGGGGTCTCCGGGCGTTTTGCAAAAGGGCAATACGAGCAATCGTAATTGCAGGTTTCCAGTGCTCCCCGATACAACACCGAAAGGTTCATTCTTCGTCCAGTTCAAAGAACAGGTTCTCACCAGCGAGCCAGGCTTCAAACCAATCCTGCAGGCTGGATTTCTGCCAGAAAATACAATCTTCTGCAGGCGTGCTTTCATCCCAGCCTTCCAGATCCAGCACCCCCACCTGTTCGGTCTGCAGGTTGATCACCGAATAGATGGTGCAACCCCAGCAGCAGAACATCAGCAGGTGTTCAGGCCAGCCTTTTTCCAGAAAAGACTGGTACAGGGGCAGCACGGCTGCAGAACTGGAGGTGTATTTGTGGTCCTTGAAAGGCATCAGGCCGTAACCCGGGCCAAAATTCCCCTCCCCCACCTGCGTGTATACCTGACGGAGCAATTCGGGCAAACCAGACCCCATTTCCTGCTCCAGCTCAAAAAGTCGCTCTGGCGTCAACACAGGACTGGCCACATGGCTGATGGGTGGCGTCCAGCCCGGATCAAGGTGTTCATCGGTGGCCCTGGTGGGGTCCAGGGCACGTTCACGAAGGCGTTCGATCAGAGAAATATCACCGGGCATCATGGGTCACCTTAAAATGAAGTCGGACATGCGGTCCTGAATCTCCGGGGCATAAAACCACGGTCCAATCACATCCGAGACCTCCAGCCCTGCAGGGGTCAGGGTCCAGGTTCCTGCCTGATCGGTGGCAAGTCCAAGGTTCAGCAGGTCCAGCAACTCAGGGTAATCCTGAGCAAAATCTGTTGCAAAAAGCTTCTGGTAATGGTGCTGGCTCAGGCCAGAGGCATGCAGGATGGATTGCAGAATGAATCGCCGTTTGCGGGTGTCCAGATCCAGCTGAATGCCATACTGAACCTGCTGAAAAGATGTGGTATCCCGTTTCACATAATCCCAGAGGATTTCTTTGACCCCAGTCTGGCCCACGGCGTATTCGCTGGAGTAGTGCAGGTTGCTGGTGTAAGAGCGTGCACCACAGCCCAGACCCACCATCCCATCCTCCTGACAGCAATACACAGGCGCAGCTGTTCCAGACGCAGATTTTCTGAAAAAGCGCATGCTGACCTGTTCGTAACCCTCAGAAAGCAGGAAATCGCGACCCAGACGGTACAGTTCCAGACGCTCGTCCTCCCAGCTGCGTCCAGAACGGCCAATTCCGGTCAGGGGCCTGACATAGAGGGGATACAAAAACATTTCTTCGGGGCTGTATTCCATGGCTTTTTTCAGCGACTGCAGCCAGCTTTCAGGCGTCTGGTGGGACAGGCCATAAATCAGATCCAGGTTGAGGACTGGAATGCCTGCTTCCCGGATGGTGCTGAGCGCCTGATGCACCGTGCTGTTGTCCTGGGTGCGCCCCACCGATTTGACTTCCTGTTCCAGAAAACTCTGGATTCCAATGCTGACCCGGTTCACCTGATGCCCTGAGAGCACCTGCAGGCGGTCTGGAGTGGCAGTGGCTGGACTGGTTTCCACACTGGTGGGCACCTTCTCAAAGGCCACGCCAAACAACGCAGCAATGTCAAACAGCCTTTCAAGGTCTGCAGGTTCCAGGTGGGTGGGGGTCCCGCCTCCAATGGCAAAACGGGAGAAGTGGGCCTCACCCAGCCTTTCACGGGTGGTTCTGGCCTGCAGCTCCAGGGTGTCCAGATAGGCTTTTTCCAGGGGTCTGGGGGCATTCACCGTGGTGAACAGGTTGCAGAACCCACAGCGCATTTCACAGAAGGGGATGTGCAGGTACAGAAAAAGCTGGCTTCTGTCCTGGTCTTTCCAGACGTCTTGCAAATCTACAGGAGGCAAATCCCGATAAGCCGTCTTGTGCGGGTAAGCATAGGTGTAGCCCAGATAAGGGTTTCTGGCGTCCAGCAGAGATTTCAGGTTGGGTTTTGCACTCATGGTCCAGCTCCGATCACACATTCAGCGTAAGGCACCGTCCAGACCACCTCATGGCCCAGGCGGTGCCCATGGAAACCCTCTTCTCCGAAAGCTTCACCGTGGTCTGAGGTGATGATCACCAGTGCAGGGCCACGAGCATCCTGAGCTTCCAGAAGCTCCACCAGATGGTTTTCGGCCTGTTCCAGGGCAGCCTGCTGGGTTTCTGCAGAATCTTGTTGCAGTTCAGGGTGAAAGATGTGGGTGGGCCGGTGGGTGGCACTGAGGTTGAGAAACAGAAAGAGCCTCTGGTCTGCAGGCTGTTCCCGCAACACATTCAGGGCCACTCTGATCTGGGCCTGCGTGGAGTGCCGCCGGGTCACCCCCATGTCCCTGCTCCAGTGGCTTTCCTGAAAGAGCCCTGGAAGCACCTGTCCCAGTGGGGTTTCCTGATTGAAGAAACCCACCCCACCAATGCATACCGTGCGGTAACCTCTGGCCGCCAGTGCTTCTGGAAGGGTGGCCTCCTCAAAGACAAAAGTCTCCGGGTGGGTGGTCTCCGAACCCTGAAAACGGGCTGCAAAAAGCCTGGGATGCCGTCCGGGTCGGGCAGGCGTGGGCAAAAAGCCCGAGAAAAACGCATGGTGGGCAGCGTAAGTGAAGCTGGCTGGACTGTGCCGTTTCTCCCATGCAGAAAAGTGCTTTTTCAGGTGGGGCAACTGGGCTTTTTCAGCCACATCGAAACGCAGGCTGTCCAGCGTGATCATAAAAACATCATGGGTGCCGATCATGGCCCGCACATTCAGCATGGTTGCCTCTCCTGCAGTTTGAAAAGCTGGGCCGTAAAGGTGTCCATGCCCTGCCAGAACACGTTGCGGTGGTAATCCCCAAAAGCATTCCCTTCCAGCAAACAATGCCGCCGAAAATCCGAGCGCAAAAGCACATCCAGACCTGCATACAGCGATTTTGGAAACACCTGCATGGCTTTCTGGCAGGTCGCCTCCAGTTCGGACCAGTGTGAACCCATACGGTCTTGCAGGGCCTGCACATCTCCCCTCTCGTTGCCCAGATGCAGGTTGGTCATGGGTCCCTGCCCCAGACGCACCATGGCCTGCATGGGGGTCTGGCCAATCACCACCACCCGCAGATCCATCGGTTTGCCCTGAAAGGTGGCCTTGGGCACCCAGGCTTCGACCTGAAGGGGATGCCGACACAGCAGGTTGATGAGGGTCTGGATGTCTGCCCACTGGTCGTAGTGGCGCAGTTTTCTGGAGTTGTACAGCCTCCCATTTTCCATCTCCACGGTGCTGATAACCCGGAGGCGAGACTCCACAGTTTTTCCAGAAACCTGCCCCGAGATGTGCAGTGCCACCGCACCACTGGCACTGCTGCCATGGGCCAGTTTCACAAAAACCCTGGACAGCCCTGAGGCTTTCATGTGTTCCAGCAAATCCTCAAAATCATGGGGTTCAGACAAGAAGGGAGGCACAGGAAGCCCTGCCTGCTGCCATCTCCTGGAAGTGATGCGCTTGTCGAAAAGCTGCAGGGCCTCCTGAAAGTCGATGGTGCACTGGTGATGTGGAGCCTGCTGCAACTGGGTTTGCAGCAAAGCAAAATAACGCTGCAAACCCAGGTACCACTGCCCTGAAGGCAGGATCTCTCCTCTTTCCAGGTCCAGGGTTTCTGCATCTGTGCTATCCAGACCCTCCTGTCCCAGTTTCAGCAGGGCACGCTCGGTTTGCAAGCATTCACCAGAAGCGTCGATGCGCACCACACTGCCCTGTGGCACCACAGCAGCCAGATCCACTTTTTTCTGGATGACTTCCAGCGGAGAAACCACCCGGGCAGCAGGCCAGCCCAGTTCTTGCAGGCTGGCCTGAAAAGCCTTCACCCGTCTGCTTGCAGGAGGAGCAACCACCACCACAGGTCGGGAAGGCAGCAGCATGGTTTTATTCGCCAATGCTGACAAAACGCCAGTCGTCATTGGTGTCCTGGGGATCTCCCAGGTCGATCAGGGGTTTGAGGGGTTCAAAGCGTTCCTGAACCTCTTCAGTGATGAAGTGGTGTTGCAAATTCAGACGCTGCAGGTGCTCCCAGGCTTCTGCATGGTTCAGCAGGGCCTGTGCCCCCTCATCGGTGAGGATCCCCAGAGAGAGGTCCAGCACTTCAAGCTGGGCCAGCACAGGGGCATTCACGATCACCTGTGCAATCTCATCCTGGTTCTGGGCATTTTTGAGACCAAGATGCTTCAGTTTTGGAAACAGGGTGCCGTCCAGAATGGGCGTGAGGTCTGCCATCTCATAACTGGCCCCGTATTCCTCGGTGCCCAGGTACAGTTCCAGATGAATCAGTTCAGGCAACTGTGCCTGCATGATGTCGCGCACAGTGTCTGCAGACATGCCTCCGGTTTGCACGATCAGGGTTTGCAGTTTCAGGGCTTTCAGGCCAGTGAAACGCAGGTCATTGCCACCCCGGGTTCCGTAGTGCAGCAGGTTGGGGTAAGCCTCAAAAACCGGGCGGTGGTCGGTGTTGTAGATCCAGGAAATCTCATTTTCCTCGTAGGTGATGTCTCCAAAGAAAAGGGCTTCCAGCAAGGGCAACTGTTGTTTTGCTGCAACCAGTGCCTGCAGGGCCTCCGTTGCAGATTCTTCACTGTCGGTGCCCCACATGCCCACCACCAGACCACGGGATGCCCCGGAGCCCACAGTGTTCAGGTAAGACTGCAGCTTTTCCACCCAGGAGGTCTTGTCATCGTATTCCACAGAAATGCGGTAAATGGTGTTTTCCAGATGGTTCAGGGGCTGTCCAGGTTCCCAGTTGCGCACCTGAAATCCGCCAAAAGTGGTCCAATGTTCGCTGATGGCCATGTCAAATCCTCCGTTATGTGGTTAACAGAATAACCCACTTCTGTCTGAAATCAAACCCCGGACAGACCCAGCAACTCAGCCATTCTTCCCCTGGGGGTCCGGTATCCACTGCGCACATGCAGGGCTTCCCGGTAATCTGGATTGAAGGCATAAATCAATTCCACATTCATGCCATACGAATCCACCCGAAACCCATTGATGAAAAAACCCGCTTTGAGTTTGGGCAGAATCACCTGGTTGTTGGTTTGCCTGTGGTAACTGAGCACCATTTCAAACCCCAGGGCTTCAAACAGCTTCAAAAGCTCAGGCAGCAACCGGGAATACAGCCCTTTGTTCTGATGATCAGCAAGCCACCCAGTGTCCTTCATGACGATGGTCTGGGCATTCAGTTGCTCTGAATATTGCCAGCCAATCAGTTCCCCTTCAAAAAACAAACCCAGGCACACCTGAATGCCTTTTGGCATTTTCCCCAGTTCCTGAATTCGGGCCTGCTGCTCAGGGGTGCGGGTGTCTGTCCAGCGAAACGCAAAATAATCTCCAAAAATCCGGTCTTCAATTCTGGCGCAAGCGTCCAGATACTCCTGATAAGTGATGGGCTGAATGCGGTACCCCTGCCCAAGATCCATGTCAATCAAAATGACCTCCTCAAATGGGATTTAAAGCACTTTACCAGAACCGGAATCGGTCAGCGCACCACTTCAAAAGCCAGGTGGGCCAGTTCATCCCGCAGCAAACCCTCCCAGCCGGTCTGAACGGCATTGAGGCTTCCAGGAAGGGCAAAAAGCAGGGTCTTTCCAGCCAGACCTCCCACAGCCCTCGACAGCATGGCGGCCCCCTTCACCTGCTGGTAAGACAGCATCCTGAAAAGCTCACCGAACCCTGGCATGGGTTTCTCGATCAGGCTTTCCATGACCGGAATGGTCACATCCCGACCTGTGATGCCCGTCCCACCTGAACTGATCACGATCTGGGCCTCCTGCATGAAACCCTGAAAAGCCGCCTTGATCTGGTCTTTTTCGTCTTTGACGATGGTCCGACCCACCAGCAGATGACCTGCTTTTTCCAGCTCTGAAATCAGATAATTGCCGCTGTGGTCATTGTCCAGCGTGCGGGTGTCAGAAATGGTGATGATGGCCATCCGCACCTGCCGGGGAGCCTGGGATTTGTGTTCGGGTTGGGTCATGGGAACAATTTATCATGGGCAAACCCGAAGCCCACCCCCGTTTCTACCTGTGTGTCTCCACTTTTAAAGCATGCTGCACAGGTTCAGGAAGTTTCTTCCACCATTTGCGGTCTATGGATTCCAGTTTCTGGGCGTATTCCAGGGCCAGCATCACGTAAGAGCGTTCCTGCAAGCGTTTTTGCAGGGCAGCCTCTCCTTTGGACTGAATGAAGTCCAGCAAAACATCGCTGAGTTGTTTCTGGACGTTTTCAAAGGCGATGTGGGCTGCCACCTTCAGGCCATCCTCGGTCAGGTAGGGGAATTTTTCAAGTTGAAACTGCAAATCTGGATTGTCCTGCAGTTTTCTGGCCACCGATTGCACCTGGTTGCTTAACGTCAGGTCCCGGCAGGGCAAACACAGGCCTTCCCGATCGGTCAGGGTCCTGCAGGCAGGGCAGGGCTTGAAGCCCTTCTGGGAGCGCAGGCGTTTGGATTGCAGCACCGCCTCTGCAGCTTTGCGTGCGGTTTCCCGGAAGTGCTCTGGCACATCCTCAATCAGGTGCTCCACAGTTTCCAGGTCACGGGCGGTCAGCCTGGGAGGAGAAGGAGGCCTGGGCTGGTCCACCGGGGAATTCACCGTGCCCACCACAAATTTGATGTCCTGGATTCTGCCCTCTCCCAGCACCTCGGACAGTCGGGTCACAAAGCGGGTGCGCTGCAAGGAGAGGTGGTGGGCCACCACCGAATCCTGCACCTCCACCACCAGAACCTTGTCCTGCACCGCACGGGCACGGGTCATTTTGCTGAGTTGGGGTCCCACCACCTGGGGCCACACGGCCACTGCACGGGCACGCTCCACACCACCCTGGAGACCCTGTCTGCGCATCATTTTGAACAGCAGGTTATTGAATTCTTTCAAGGTGGCCTCCCTCCATGCGGTAGTGGTGTGCTGCGTGGGGCAGGGGTTCGGTTCCGGTGATCAGGGCTTGAGGACTGCGTTTTGCCAGTTCGATCAGGGCATTTCTGCGCTCTGGATCGAGTTCTGCACTGAAGTCGTCAATCAAGAGGATGGGGTTTTCCTGGTAGCGTTCAAACAAGAGTTCGTACTCGGCGTACCTGAGGGCGAGCGCTATGGTTCTGGCTTCTCCCCTGCTGGCAAAATCTGAAGCTGGCTGACCCCGCAAAGTCAAAACCAGATCGTCCCGGTGAGGTCCAATCACCGTGCTCTGGCGGGCAAATTCCTCTGAGCGCCTCAGAAGAAAATCCCTGGCGTATCCCTGAATGGAGGTGGTTTCTTGCAAGGTGATGCCCAGTTCCCCCCTGCCCCCAATGCGGGTGTGGGCATCGCTGGCATACTGCTGGATTTTCTGGATGGCCCGTTGACGGAGGTCCATCAGCAGGGTGCCCAGTTCGGTCAGTTTGGCATCGAAGACTTCTAAAGCCCACTGTTCATCGTTCTTGAGGGCTGCATTGCGCTGGGCCAGGTTTTTCTGGTACAGGTCCAGGCCCTGGGCATAGCGGGCACTGATTTTGGACAGCAGATCATCCAGAAATTTTCTGCGCCCACTGGGGCTGCCAAACACAATCTCGCTGTCTTCTGGGGCAATGAAAACGGCCCCTCCACGCAGCAGTTCTGCGCTTTTGACCCGAATGCCGTCCAGTTTCATCAGGCGTTTTCCCCGGCCAATCCCAACTTCTGCGATGCTGTGGCCTTCATCGCGCTCCAGGGTGGCTTTCACGTAGGCTTCGGTTTCTTCAAAGCGCACCAGTTGCTGCAGCCTGCCTGCATCCACCACGCCTGTTAAAACCAGATAGATGGCTTCCAGAACGTTGGTTTTTCCCTGTCCGTTCAGTCCTGAAATGGAGTGGATGCCGTCTTCAAAACGCATGTCCTGGTCTCTGAGGTTGCGGTAGTTGAGGGTGGTGAGGAGGCGCAGAATCACGAGCATCATCCTACAGCATGTGCCTTTGTGACTCCATGCGGGGAACAGAGCAGAAGGCAGAAGTCGGAAGGCAGAAGGCCATAAACGATGTATCAATGGAGGATTTTCCTTGCGATGTCTTTGTGCTTTTCAGAACAGACTTGCCAGATCCACTACTTTGTGTAACTATGTAGCCATACAAAGTAGATGAAAGGAGGTTTATGGACGCCAACACTTTAAAAGGACACCTCGACCTGATCCTGCTGGCCACCCTGGAAAAAGAGCCGCTGTATGGGCTGCGCATCATTCAGGAAGTGCAGGTGCAAACCGAAGGCTTTTTCAGCTTCAAAGAGGGCACGCTGTATCCTGCCCTGCACCGTCTGGAAAAAGCAGGCTGGATTGACACCGAAACCCAGCCCTCCCCCATTGGGGGTCCACCCCGCAAATATTACAAACTCACCGAATCAGGAAGGAAAGCCCTGCAAGACAAACGCCAGGAATGGCAGAGCTTCCAGCAGGCCATGAAAGCCTTCGGAGGAAACAGACATGCAAAAGCAAATTGAACAGTACCTGAATCGGGCAACCCGTGGGTTGTGGGGTCAGAAACGCCAGCACATCAAACAGGAATTGTATTCCCACATCTACGAGAAAATGCACTTTCAGATGGCATTTGGCAAATCCGAACAGGAGGCCCTGGAAAGTGCCTTGCAGTCTCTGGGAAAACCACAGGAACTGAATGCCGGACTGCTGAAAACCCATGGGCTTCCTGCTTTTGGGAAAGCTTTGATGGTCACTGCACTGGTGGGAACACTGCTGGTCACACAGGCGCAGAACCTGAGAACCATAGAGGTGTTCCAGAAAACCCCTCCCTGCACGTCCAGCAATAGCTGTCTTTTGCCCCAGCACTACATTTCATTGCACGACCTCACACCCTTGCTGCAGCAACTGGACATCACCGCAGAGTTCAGGATGGAAGGTCTGCTGCAGAAAGCCCCACAGCTGTACCTCAATGGGGAAAACATCCACCTGCCTTCCACCCATCTGCTGGGCACCACCCCTGAGAACGCTGCTGTGGAGGTCTCTGTTCTGCTGCGCGGGCTTTACATCAACAAAAACATCAAGGTTTCTGGCCTGATCAACCCACAAATCGAAATGCAAAATTCCAGGGTCAAGTTTGAAAACCAGACCATCCCTTATGACGCTACAGATTTCTACCTTTCCCTGATCCAGAAAGACATCGAAGACCTCACCCAGACCCAGCTGGTTTTCATGAACGACGAATACACCAGAACCCACTCTGAACGCATCACCATCAAGGTTCCAGACGCACCAGACGGAGAGGTTTATGCACTGCTGCAAAAACCTTCTGCAGACCTTTACGATGCCCAGGGCAAACCTCTTCGTGCCCTTTCCATGGTGCTGGGAGAGGCCCTGAACGGCAAAGTGGCTTTATACACCAATCCCAGAGAGCTGCAGCCCGTTTCGCTCAAAAACGCAAAAACCGGAGATGTGTTTCTCAGGCTTTCTGGAGATCCTGCAAAGCCAAAATACACTGAAATCTTCCCGAATCCAGAAGACATCGCCCGGCATTTCTGACCTTTCCACCTGCACATCCACGGCACACTCCTGCAAAAACCCCCGAGGCATTCTCGGGGGTCTGTTTTGTTGCATCAGGTTCAGGCTGAGGGTTTAAGACTGGCCCATGGAACGCTTGAGGGCTTCAAGCTCCTCGTCAATCTCTTTGTCGCGGCCCAGGTCTTTGAGCTGCTCATCGATGTCAGATTCCTTGCGAAGCTGTCCCATGGCCTTGGCCTGGTCTTCCATGCCAGAAACCTTGCGCTCCATGTCTTCAAAAGCAGACATGGCCCCTTTGCTCTTGTCAAAACCAGAGATGCGCTCCAGGGTCTGGGTGGCCTCTGCACCTTTCTGGCGGGCCTGCAGCAGTTCCTTCTTGGCCTGGAATTCGCTGATCTTGCCTTCCAGAGCCCGCAACTGGGTTTTCAGCTCTTCAATGATGCTGTCCTGCTGCTGGATCTGGGTGGAGTATGCGTTGGCGATGTCCTCGTAGTTCTTCTTGCGGGTCAGCGCTTCACGGGCCAGGTTTTCATTGCCCAGTTTGAGGGCTTCCTGGGCTTTGACCACATACTCCTCGGAGAGCTTTTTGTTGAGCATCTGCTCACGCTTGAGCTTTTCACCCTGGGCCATGGATTCGGCCACTTCCTTGCGGGCCTGGGCGTAAGCGTCTCGCATGTCCATCATGCTCTGCTCGATGATTTTTTCGGGGTCTTCCGCGCGGGAAATCAGGTCGTTGACATTGGCACGAATCAGGCGGCTTAAACGGTCAAGAATGCTCATGGGTGTTCCTCCTGTTTGCTGATACGCATGTTCAAATCTCAAAGTTGCGGCTTGGGGCTTCATCTATTTTAAGGGTTCAATCTGATTGTACTGTGATGATTCACGCTGAGGAAAAAGCCCAGAGCCCAGAGCCCATGACCGAGGGCCACACCAAAAGCGTTTGCATCAGCTTCTGAGGTCAACCCTTTGCTTGAGCTACAGCAGCTCTGGGTTCTCTCCCCTGACCCTCGGCCGCTCAGTATGCTCAATCCACCCTGCCCCTTCAGACTTCTGGGGTATACTCTTCTTTGCGTCACCGGGGGTGCCCCAAAATGCGCTTTGAACAGCGCTTGCGGGCTGAGATCATACCCCATCACCTGATCTGGTTCGGACCAGCGGAGGGAGAGTGCCACCGTTTCACAGCATTCTCTCCTTTCGACGCGAAAGGAGATTTTTTCATGAGAAAGACCCTGTTTTTCACCCTGCCCCTGCTTGCCACGTCCCTGTTTGCCTCTGCCCATGCTGCTGACCTGCGGGTGGTCACCCACAGTTCTTTCAACCTGGACAAGAAACTGCTTGCAAAGTTCGAGCAGGAAAATGACGTCAAACTGCAACTGATCAAGGCTGGAGATGCCGGAGAGATGGTTTCCAAACTGATCCTCACCAGAAATGCTCCCATTGCCGATGTGGTGTATGGCATCGACAACACCCTGCTGTCCAGAGCCCTGACAGCAGACCTCCTGGCCCCATACCAGTCGGCAGCCCTGAAAAACGTGCCCAAAAAGTACCTGCTGAATGGGGCTTTTAACCCTGTGGATTACGGTCATGTGGCCCTCAACATCGACAAGGCTTTCTTTCAGAAAAACAAACTGGCCCTGCCCAGA contains:
- a CDS encoding DUF4344 domain-containing metallopeptidase, whose protein sequence is MALPRFFSKMLLLLALGAGSASAQLALTFEKGQTKTHQSIQQVLSKSQYLKDFATYFNDRIKFPRKLKIQFLSCDEENAYYAPDTHSIEMCYELINLYSKLEEKDTSKEDRMLNATVFTLLHELGHALIDQLKLPSTGREEDAVDQFATLALLSLEDEAGIYSGITQFLSDAEEDAEGELDFSDSHSLNMQRMYDMTCLVYGSNPKKFKSIPRDYDLPKERSSTCQEEYSHARYAWNTLLKPYLKSSRMDLL
- a CDS encoding DUF6745 domain-containing protein produces the protein MVLTAQEAHKLILSGHAPEHLTVQGTLSFKGEKRLTHLPAHLTCDVLDVQECPRLKSLPEGLTTGTLLAGYTHLETLPSSLKVKFKLDLEGCTSLICLPQGLKVGSLIVRDCVNLKTLPEHLEVYFLDVSGCSAMEHLPAQAKVLGGHVVLRGCTRLKALPSWLSKVACLDLRGCENLKELPTTLQISGWVDLADTGITHVNDHLQVPLRWKGVPVESRIAFQPETITGQEVLDTDNAELRRVKLERLGYEAFLSEVDAQILDQDTDTGGPRKLLKVQMQGDEDLVALWVICPSTDRNYVIRVPPGMQKAQQAAAWIAGFDDPRLYQPIMET
- a CDS encoding STM4011 family radical SAM protein encodes the protein MNLSVLYRGALETCNYDCSYCPFAKRPETPEKRQQDTESLEKFLGWVRRETDVQFSIFFTPWGEALPIQRYQKAIAELSHFPHVEKVVMQTNLSARLDFLQECQKGKLAFWCTYHPSQVKREKFLQQCHALKSWGVRFSVGVVGKPSHFQEIQDLRRDLPEEVYLWVNAYQKGSQMYPYTPEQTQLLGSIDPLFELNTRKYASRGKSCFAGETVVTVDEHGDIRRCHFVDQVLGNIHAPDWRNALQSRACSRRFCDCHIGYVHLKELELYPVFEGGILERIPAEKGSGLLRSP
- a CDS encoding SMI1/KNR4 family protein, with the translated sequence MMPGDISLIERLRERALDPTRATDEHLDPGWTPPISHVASPVLTPERLFELEQEMGSGLPELLRQVYTQVGEGNFGPGYGLMPFKDHKYTSSSAAVLPLYQSFLEKGWPEHLLMFCCWGCTIYSVINLQTEQVGVLDLEGWDESTPAEDCIFWQKSSLQDWFEAWLAGENLFFELDEE
- a CDS encoding STM4012 family radical SAM protein — protein: MSAKPNLKSLLDARNPYLGYTYAYPHKTAYRDLPPVDLQDVWKDQDRSQLFLYLHIPFCEMRCGFCNLFTTVNAPRPLEKAYLDTLELQARTTRERLGEAHFSRFAIGGGTPTHLEPADLERLFDIAALFGVAFEKVPTSVETSPATATPDRLQVLSGHQVNRVSIGIQSFLEQEVKSVGRTQDNSTVHQALSTIREAGIPVLNLDLIYGLSHQTPESWLQSLKKAMEYSPEEMFLYPLYVRPLTGIGRSGRSWEDERLELYRLGRDFLLSEGYEQVSMRFFRKSASGTAAPVYCCQEDGMVGLGCGARSYTSNLHYSSEYAVGQTGVKEILWDYVKRDTTSFQQVQYGIQLDLDTRKRRFILQSILHASGLSQHHYQKLFATDFAQDYPELLDLLNLGLATDQAGTWTLTPAGLEVSDVIGPWFYAPEIQDRMSDFILR
- a CDS encoding STM4013/SEN3800 family hydrolase, whose translation is MLNVRAMIGTHDVFMITLDSLRFDVAEKAQLPHLKKHFSAWEKRHSPASFTYAAHHAFFSGFLPTPARPGRHPRLFAARFQGSETTHPETFVFEEATLPEALAARGYRTVCIGGVGFFNQETPLGQVLPGLFQESHWSRDMGVTRRHSTQAQIRVALNVLREQPADQRLFLFLNLSATHRPTHIFHPELQQDSAETQQAALEQAENHLVELLEAQDARGPALVIITSDHGEAFGEEGFHGHRLGHEVVWTVPYAECVIGAGP